The nucleotide sequence CCGAGCGCAAGGCAGCGGAAGCCAGGATACGGCGCCTGAATCGCGTATACGCTGTGCTGAGCAGCATCGATTCGCTCATCGTGCGTGCGCGCGACCGCGACGAGCTGTTCAGGGAGGCGTGCCGGATCGCGGTCGAGGCGGGTGCATTCAAGATGGCGTGGATCGGCGTGATCGACCCGCAAACGCTGGACGGCAAGGTCGTCGCCTGGTCCGGCGGCGAGGAAGGCTACATCGACATTGTCAGGCTCACGGCGCGCGACGGCACGCCTCATAGCGAGCGGCCGGCCTGCCGCGCGTTGCGGCAGTTGCAGCCCGTCATCTGCAACGATATTGCGACGGACCCCTCCGTGGCCCCGCTTCGGGATGATCTGCTAAGAAGGGGGCACAAGTCCGTAGGATGCTTTCCACTGACGGTGACAGGACGGCCGGATGCGGTTATCGCGCTGCTTGCCGGCGAGCTCGATTTCTTCGACGACGAGGAGACGCGGCTGCTTCTGGAACTGGCTGGCAACATATCATTCGCGCTGGATCACATCGAAAAAGAGAAAAAGCTCAACTACCTTGCCTACTACGATGTGCTCACCGGACTCGCGAACCGCACTCTGTTTCTCGAGCGGGTGGCGCAGTACATACGCAGCGCTGTCAGCGGCGGACACAAGCTTGCCTTGTTCATGATCGATTTGGAGCGGTTCAAGAACATCAACGACAGCCTCGGCCGGCCCGCCGGCGACGCCCTCTTGAGGCAGGTGGCGGAGTGGCTGACGCGCAATGCGGCGGACAAAAACCTGTTGGCGCGAGTGGGTGCGGACCATTTTGCCGCGGTGCTGCCGGTAGTAAAGCAAGAAGGCGACGTGGCGCGGAT is from Actinomycetota bacterium and encodes:
- a CDS encoding PAS domain S-box protein yields the protein MNLLIVDDIPTELKLLRAQLEAEGHAVFEAHDGVDALALLERQRVDVVISDILMPRMDGYRLCHEIRASAGPPLHDLPIILYTATYTSPSDEKLALDVGADKYLKKPASVETLVAALHEVIAKPHAGPRPEALQEIEVLKEYSERLVSKLAEKNSELIASEVKFRSLVEQSIVGIYIIQDDQYVYVNPKMAEIFGLSEEEMISRTFYDFLVPEDHALARENIRKRISGEVQNIHYYLRVLHQSGAVLQVEIHGSQMDYNGRPAVMGTLMDITERKAAEARIRRLNRVYAVLSSIDSLIVRARDRDELFREACRIAVEAGAFKMAWIGVIDPQTLDGKVVAWSGGEEGYIDIVRLTARDGTPHSERPACRALRQLQPVICNDIATDPSVAPLRDDLLRRGHKSVGCFPLTVTGRPDAVIALLAGELDFFDDEETRLLLELAGNISFALDHIEKEKKLNYLAYYDVLTGLANRTLFLERVAQYIRSAVSGGHKLALFMIDLERFKNINDSLGRPAGDALLRQVAEWLTRNAADKNLLARVGADHFAAVLPVVKQEGDVAR